The Drechmeria coniospora strain ARSEF 6962 chromosome 02, whole genome shotgun sequence genome has a segment encoding these proteins:
- a CDS encoding chitin deacetylase encodes MALTFDDGPFTYTSQILDILDKLQVKATFFITGNNKGNGHIDQGWTGYRDVLRRMYNTGHQIASHTWTHRDLNSLVQFDGSTSVELGLRVRKSEMIFNEMAFRNIFGWIPTYMRAPYLECAESCQEFMGQLGYHIISTNMDTKDYLSNDPSLIEQARQRFSDGVSTNAAQSSYISLAHDIHLQTVINLTPFMVELSRSRGYKLVTVGECLGDPETNWYRFVDGASRAEGDSGRRAPSPPSKPRNTQVVGSGQRCGPSTGKTCLGSGFGDCCSEFGYWYVPPPYPAPTMFASY; translated from the coding sequence ATGGCTCTGACGTTTGACGACGGACCTTTCACGTACACGAGCCAGATTCTCGACATTTTGGACAAGCTTCAAGTCAAGGCCACCTTCTTCATCACCGGAAACAACAAAGGAAACGGCCATATCGACCAAGGCTGGACTGGATACCGCGATGTGCTCCGCCGCATGTACAACACGGGACACCAGATCGCCAGCCACACCTGGACGCACCGGGATCTGAACAGCCTCGTTCAGTTCGACGGCTCGACGAGTGTGGAGCTGGGTCTCCGTGTGCGCAAGTCCGAAATGATATTCAACGAGATGGCTTTTCGCAACATCTTCGGCTGGATCCCAACCTACATGCGAGCCCCTTATCTCGAGTGCGCCGAGAGCTGTCAAGAGTTCATGGGCCAATTGGGCTATCACATCATCTCGACCAACATGGATACCAAAGACTACCTGTCCAACGATCCGTCTCTCATCGAGCAGGCAAGACAGAGATTCAGCGACGGCGTGTCGACGAACGCAGCCCAGAGCAGCTACATTAGCTTGGCGCACGACATTCATCTTCAAACGGTCATCAACCTCACGCCTTTCATGGTGGAGCTGTCCAGGAGTCGGGGCTATAAGTTGGTCACCGTGGGCGAGTGCCTGGGAGACCCCGAGACGAACTGGTATCGCTTCGTAGACGGAGCATCTCGAGCTGAGGGAGATTCGGGCCGACGGGCCCCTTCACCCCCATCCAAGCCGAGAAACACGCAAGTTGTCGGTTCCGGCCAACGCTGCGGCCCGAGCACCGGAAAGACCTGTCTAGGCTCTGGATTCGGAGACTGCTGCTCCGAATTTGGATACTGGTACGTGCCACCTCCCTACCCTGCCCCGACCATGTTTGCCTCGTATTGA
- a CDS encoding Signal recognition particle receptor, beta subunit, whose product MASFTSIVETLMTPSLPVILFGILLVLGAPILLHVLLSSSATYTTPPLVLLLGPPQAGKTALLTLLERGTVPAKTHTSQTTQSVELNASLDSASSRSFRNHEDASGTHTKFLLVDTPGHGKLRNVAAAKLGRAEKLKAVVFVVDAAALGEPETLAATASYLYDVLLHLQRRAGAKAKGKEQAAMPVLVAANKMDLFTALPATMVKSQLETELGRIRVSRSKGLLDSGVGIDEIGSEEQDAWLGEYGSDKFSFEQMREFDMDVDVLGGSVTAPEADVDKWWWWMAQRV is encoded by the coding sequence ATGGCGTCCTTCACCTCGATCGTCGAGACTCTCATGACGCCGTCCCTCCCCGTCATCCTGttcggcatcctcctcgtcctcggcgcgcCGATCCTCCTGCacgtcctcctctcctcgtcggcgacctaCACGACGCCcccgctcgtcctcctcctcgggccTCCGCAGGCGGGAAAGACGGCGCTGCTGACGCTCCTCGAGCGCGGTACCGTGCCGGCCAAGACGCACACGTCCCAGACGACGCAGTCGGTCGAGCTCAACGCCTCCCTcgactcggcctcgagccggtCGTTCCGCAACCACGAGGACGCGTCGGGGACGCATACCAagttcctcctcgtcgacacccCCGGCCACGGCAAGCTGCGCAACGTCGCCGCGGCGAAGCTCGGCCGGGCCGAGAAgctcaaggccgtcgtcttcgtcgtcgacgccgccgccctcggcgagccggagacgctggcggcgacggcctcgtacCTCTACGACGTGCTGCTGCACCTCCAGAGGCGGGCCggcgccaaggccaaggggaaggagcaggcggcgatgccggTGCTCGTGGCCGCCAACAAGATGGATCTCTTCACGGCCCTGCCGGCGACCATGGTCAAGTCGCAGCTGGAGACGGAGCTCGGCCGGATCCGCGTCTCCCGGAGCAAGGGCCTGCTCGACtcgggcgtcggcatcgacgagatcgGCTCGGAGGAGCAGGATGCTTGGCTCGGCGAGTACGGGTCGGACAAGTTTTCCTTTGAACAGATGCGCGAGTTTGacatggacgtcgacgtcttggGGGGCAGCGTCAcggcgcccgaggccgacgtcgacaaatggtggtggtggatggCCCAGAGGGTgtga
- a CDS encoding Chitin synthase 6, which translates to MASFSAAAATRSQPSDAAMLARNRAQSPPVSLQSLRTNSPISQDLSHFREVNGSFLGGSQTPRSNATQTSLPSQGVESNLSFTSSIQQEEAALRWDSEEELRKVSRSLLRLQKWGLIVGLALLNGGLIYVSVRYWQVYYLFIVLLSSNTVLQAAMVVCIIGHFLVSRVLCRCWADEEMAPESAEKMVMLLPCYNETREELTRSLDSLVDQKGISDHARVILIVVDGNVRGPGMSKTTQRHLLEDILEPGPWRRFGNGYRARDGLFMPVTTQTGHYRGVPYVLVGKRHNQGKRDSLCFARSLLYHFQMRSENVVTMFNNDLFEHVGGLLVQHGVDKVDYLVGMDADTVFDEHCVVEMIREVRKNRRLVGVCGHVCVDFAGRNFGLWSLYQSVEYSQTQGLRRMFQSRITGKVNCLPGCCQLLRVDESTFGDGVLRQRFGYCPKPNDVMTRHIMGNYSEDSIHASIIFSQFPGKQTAQALRAKAFTAVPQSWKVFLSQRKRWALGSVSNEFVMIFRPGIILVERVQSIVAVVTWAITPFIMAAVVQLIMLFVRHGAKLFQDGAFLGLMCVLWARYLYSFCIVFWLPRNKLERMQYVVGYFVHFFSSPLMNMIVLVYSLLHSDDFQWGKTREVIVEEGEKAGDGLGGRSTH; encoded by the exons ATGGCATCCTTTTCCGCAGCGGCCGCGACGCGAAGCCAGCCATCAGACGCAGCAATGCTCGCCAGAAACCGGGCCCAGTCACCACCGGTATCTTTGCAGAGCTTGAGAACCAACAGCCCAATCTCGCAAGACTTG TCACACTTCCGAGAGGTAAACGGAAGCTTCCTTGGCGGCTCTCAGACGCCCCGATCCAACGCGACGCAGACGTCGCTACCGTCGCAAGGGGTCGAGTCGAACCTTTCCTTCACTTCCTCCATCCAGCAGGAGGAAGCGGCACTGCGGTGGGAttcggaggaggagctgcggAAGGTCTCGAGAAGTCTTCTCCGGCTTCAAAAATGGGGCCTCATCGTCGGGCTCGCGCTCCTCAACGGCGGGCTCATCTACGTGTCGGTCAGGTACTGGCAGGTCTACTACCTGTTCATCGTCCTGCTGAGCTCCAACACGGTGTTGCAGGCGGCCATGGTCGTCTGCATCATCGGTCATTTCCTCGTCAGCCGGGTGCTTTGCCGCTGCTGGGCAGACGAGGAGATGGCACCGGAGTCGGCGGAAAAGATGGTGATGCTTCTTCCCTGCTACAACGAAACGCGGGAGGAGCTGACGCGCTCGCTCGACTCGCTGGTCGATCAGAAGGGCATTTCCGACCACGCGCGcgtcatcctcatcgtcgtcgacggcaacgtccGCGGGCCGGGCATGAGCAAGACAACGCAGCGGCATCTGCTCGAGGACATTCTCGAGCCGGGACCTTGGCGGCGCTTCGGCAACGGGTACCGAGCTCGCGACGGCCTCTTCATGCCGGTGACGACGCAGACGGGACACTACCGGGGCGTGCCGTACGTGCTCGTCGGTAAGCGGCACAACCAAGGCAAGCGGGACAGCCTCTGCTTCGCCCGCTCCTTGCTCTACCACTTTCAGATGCGGTCGGAAAACGTGGTGACCATGTTCAACAACGACCTCttcgagcacgtcggcggcctcctcgtGCAGCACGGGGTCGACAAGGTCGACTACCTCGTGGGCATGGACGCCGACACCGTCTTCGACGAGCactgcgtcgtcgagatgatCAGGGAGGTGCGCAAGAACCGGCGGCTCGTGGGCGTGTGCGGGCACGTGTGCGTCGACTTTGCCGGGCGAAACTTTGGCCTCTGGTCGCTCTACCAGTCGGTCGAGTACTCGCAGACGCAGGGGCTGCGGCGCATGTTCCAGTCGCGCATCACGGGCAAGGTCAACTGCCTCCCGGGCTGCTGCCAGCTCCTCCGGGTGGACGAGTCGACGtttggcgacggcgtgctgcGGCAGCGGTTCGGGTACTGCCCGAAGCCCAACGACGTCATGACGCGGCACATCATGGGCAACTACTCGGAGGACAGCATCCACGCGTCCATCATCTTCAGCCAGTTCCCGGGCAAGCAGACGGCGCAGGCGCTGCGGGCCAAGGCATTCACGGCGGTGCCGCAGTCGTGGAAGGTGTTTCTGTCGCAGCGGAAACGGTGGGCGCTCGGCAGCGTCTCCAACGAGTTTGTCATGATCTTCCGGCCGGGCATCATCCTCGTGGAGAGGGTGCAGAGcatcgtggccgtcgtcacctGGGCCATCACGCCCTTTatcatggccgccgtggtgCAGCTCATCATGCTGTTCGTCAGGCACGGGGCCAAGCTGTTCCAAGACGGCGCGTTCCTCGGCTTGATGTGTGTTTTGTGGGCGCGATAC CTGTACTCGTTCTGCATCGTCTTCTGGCTGCCACGCAACAAACTCGAGCGGATGCAATACGTCGTCGGCTACTTTGTCCACTTCTTCTCGTCGCCGTTGATGAACATGATCGTCCTCGTCTATTCGCTCCTCCACTCGGACGACTTCCAATGGGGCAAGACGAGAGAGGTCATCGTGGAGGAAGGGGAAAAGGCgggcgatggcctcggcggccgcagcACACACTGA
- a CDS encoding cystathionine beta-synthase has translation MASVPHVGRKPATVLSATELIGNTPLIRLNKVPQSLGIECEVYAKTELFNAGGSVKDRIALRMIEQAEKSGRIKPGDTLIEPTSGNTGIGLALVGAIKGYKTIITMPEKMSAEKVSVLRALGATIIRTPNQAAWDAPESHIGVARRLEKEMPNAHILDQYSNLDNPLAHEHGTAEEIWEQTGGRIDAVVAGAGTGGTITGIARGLKKHDGKIKVIAADPQGSILALPESLNEEHVNEPYKVEGIGYDFVPDVLERTIVDRWYKTDDDESFYLARRLIAEEGLLVGGSSGSAMAAMLKAVKDYGFKKGDVVVVVMPDSIRSYLSKFADDDWLAANNLLPVRGDVQVNGVESAAVKTDANDPYAGATVASLRLKPVTSVSDTARCSEAVETMRDKGFDQLPVLSASHKLVGLVTLGNLLSYMSRGRATGSSPVRDVMFNFGRFDEIVTDLRHGATGETVGPKRKFVEITVDTPLSTLSSFFEWNSAAVVTEKSADGKSLSKPIAVVTKVDLLTWMVNRKQ, from the exons ATGGCTTCTGTGCCCCACGTCGGGCGCAAGCCTGCCACGGTCCTCTCCGCCACCGAGCTCATCGGCAACACGCCGCTCATCCGGCTCAACAAGGTGCCGCAGTCTCTCGGCATCGAGTGTGAGGTCTACGCCAAGACGGAGCTGTTCAacgccggcggcagcgtcaAGGACAGGATCGCCCTACGCATGATTGAGCAGGCGGAGAAGAGCGGTAGGATAAAGCCTGGCGACACGCTCATCGAGCCGACGAGCGGCAACAC TGGCATCGGCctggccctcgtcggcgccatcaaGGGCTACAAGACCATCATCACGATGCCGGAAAAGATGTCGGCCGAAAAGGTCTCGGTCCTGCGTGCCCTCGGCGCCACCATCATCCGCACCCCCAACCAGGCCGCCTGGGACGCGCCCGAGTCCCACATCGGcgtcgctcgccgtctcgaGAAGGAGATGCCCAACGCCCACATCCTCGACCAGTACAGCAACCTCGACAACCCGCTCGCCCACGAGCacggcaccgccgaggaGATCTGGGAGCAGACGGGCGGCAggatcgacgccgtcgtcgccggcgccggcaccggcggcaccATCACGGGCATCGCGAGGGGTCTGAAGAAGCACGACGGCAAGATCAaggtcatcgccgccgacccgCAGGGCAGCATCCTCGCCCTGCCCGAGTCGCTCAACGAGGAGCACGTCAACGAGCCGTACAAGGTCGAGGGCATTGGCTACGACTTCGTCCCCGACGTGCTAGAGcgcaccatcgtcgacagGTGGTAcaagacggacgacgacgagtcctTCTACCTCGCCCGCCGGCTCATCGCCGAGGaaggcctcctcgtcggcggcagctccggctccgccatggcggccatgcTCAAGGCCGTCAAGGACTACGGCTTCAAGaagggcgacgtcgtcgtcgtcgtcatgcccGACAGCATCCGGAGCTACCTCTCCAAgtttgccgacgacgactggcTCGCGGCCAACAACCTGCTCCCCGTCCGCGGCGACGTCCAGGTCAACGGCGTcgagtcggccgccgtcaagaCGGACGCCAACGACCCCTACGCCGGGgccaccgtcgcctcgcTGCGCCTGAAGCCCGTCACCTCCGTCTCCGACACGGCCCGCTgctccgaggccgtcgagacgaTGCGCGACAAGGGCTTCGACCAGCTGCCCGTCCTCTCCGCCTCCCacaagctcgtcggcctcgtcacgCTCGGAAACCTGCTGAGCTACATGTCGCGCGGCCGCGCCACGGGCTCGAGCCCCGTCCGGGACGTCATGTTCAACTTTGGCCGTTTCGACGAGATCGTCACCGACCTCCGCCACGGCGCCACGGGCGAGACGGTCGGCCCGAAGAGGAAGTTTGTCGAGATCACCGTCGACACGCCGCTCTCGACCCTGAGCAGCTTCTTCGAGTGGAACAGCGCGGCCGTGGTGACGGAGAAGAGCGCCGACGGGAAATCGCTGTCGAAGCCGATTGCCGTCGTGACCAAGGTCGACCTCCTGACCTGGATGGTCAACCGCAAGCAGTga
- a CDS encoding cytochrome P450 52A12, with the protein MHLTALSAIVAAVAVVGLVIRKVQERLRHAAKAKALGCEPAIWAPMMEPSGVWSTILGAVAAREKRLPVWIAEQFDAMSEAAGRPVGTMMMRTPFFRDTVFTLDPQNIQAMLALKFKDFGLGPNRTENFKPLLGNGIFAANGKQWEHSRALLRPQFVRSQVSDLDLEEDHVRAMMTVLERHLAADRWTDTVDLSALFFRLTLDSATEFLFGESVNSQLGELSAAAADGSSGPGGFAEAFDRSQSILAQGARLGNSYWLVHTPELHRMVKRVHDFVDYFVRVAMSRPRDKGASAADDKGAKREKYVFLHALAEDTRDPTELRSQLLNILLAGRDTTASTLGWFFYTLATPEHAPVYHRLRQLILDEFGTYDDPRDITFERMKGCQYLQWCISEILRLYPIVSVNVRTAQVDTALPVGGGRDGQSPVYIKKGHDVAYSVHNMQRRKDLWGPDADLFRPERWESRRPGWDYLPFNGGPRICIGQQFALTEIAYVVIRLMQRVDAIDPSNMGPVKHGLTLTNCPGDGVKVRLHFAS; encoded by the exons ATGCACTTGACGGCCCTctcggccatcgtcgccgccgtcgccgtcgtcggcctcgtcatccGCAAGGTCCAGGAGCGCCTCCGCCATGctgccaaggccaaggctcTCGGCTGCGAGCCCGCCATCTGGGCGCCCATGATGGAGCCCAGCGGCGTCTGGTCGaccatcctcggcgccgtcgccgcccgcgagAAGCGGCTTCCCGTGTGGATTGCCGAGCAGTTTGACGCCATGAGCGAGGCCGCGGGACGGCCTGTCGGCACCATGATGATGAGGACGCCCTTCTTCCGGGACACCGTCTTCACCCTCGATCCCCAGAACATCCAGGCGATGCTGGCCCTCAAGTTCAAGGACTTTGGCCTCGGGCCCAACCGGACCGAGAACTTCAAGCCCCTtctcggcaacggcatc TTTGCCGCCAACGGAAAGCAGTGGGAGCACTCGCGCGCCCTGCTGCGTCCGCAGTTCGTCCGCAGCCAGGTCagcgacctcgacctcgaggaggaCCATGTCCGGGCCATGATGAccgtcctcgagcgccacctcgccgccgatcgCTGGACCGACACCGTCGACCTCTCCGCCCTCTTCTTCCGCCTCACCCTCGACTCCGCCACCGAGTTTCTCTTCGGCGAGAGCGTCAACAgccagctcggcgagctctccgccgccgccgccgacggctcgtcggGACCCGGCGGTTTCGCCGAGGCCTTTGATCGCTCCCAGTCCATCCTCGCCCAGGGGGCACGCCTCGGGAACAGCTACTGGCTCGTCCACACCCCCGAGCTGCACCGCATGGTCAAGCGGGTCCACGACTTTGTCGATTACTTTGTTCGAGTCGCCATGAGCCGACCGCGCGACAAGGGCGCctccgctgccgacgacaaggGCGCGAAAAGGGAAAAATACGTCTTCCTgcacgccctcgccgaggacacgCGGGACCCGACGGAGCTGCGCTCCCAGCTCCTAAATAtcctgctcgccggccgcgacaCCACCGCTTCGACCCTCGGCTGGTTCTTCTACACGCTGGCGACGCCCGAGCACGCGCCCGTCTACCACCGGCTGCGGCagctcatcctcgacgagttcGGCACCTACGACGACCCGCGCGACATCACCTTTGAGCGCATGAAGGGCtgccagtacttgcagtggtGCATCAGCGAGATCCTGCGCCTCTACCCCATCGTTTCCGTCAACGTCCGCACCGCCCAGGTCGACACGGCCCTCCCCGTCGGTGGTGGCCGCGACGGCCAGTCGCCCGTCTATATAAAAAAGGGCCACGACGTGGCCTATTCG GTCCACAACATGCAGCGACGAAAGGACCTGTGGGgacccgacgccgacctcttCAGGCCGGAGCGCTGGGAGAGCCGCCGACCGGGCTGGGACTACCTACCCTTCAACGGCGGGCCGCGCATCTGCATCGGTCAGCAGTTTGCCCTGACCGAGATTGCCTACGTCGTCATTCGCCTGATGCagcgcgtcgacgccatcgacccCTCCAACATGGGCCCTGTCAAGCACGGCTTGACCCTGACAAACTGTCCCGGAGACGGTGTGAAGGTGCGATTGCATTTTGCTTCATAG